One part of the Eucalyptus grandis isolate ANBG69807.140 chromosome 10, ASM1654582v1, whole genome shotgun sequence genome encodes these proteins:
- the LOC104421902 gene encoding EID1-like F-box protein 2: MILAKQYRCIHSSSCQCTKGHLSEDVIFLVFQQTNWNPKAIATLSLVCKWFDDLAKRVLWKEFCRTRAPKMMLDLQSSGSHSIDGNWRALAKLLIYCSGCSKDGLFNNVQVPGHFVYRTRFSRTSGKSFLMPQCKNDVLYVSDPCEHLDQGDEGDVGFFRGVFKTFSNSMAKRMLIQRGSQLHPTELCPYCKAKLWSMREARMIPQSASCRLGAYSDSTDFYVCLNGHMLGNCILLPLSDSEEAFELE; this comes from the coding sequence ATGATTCTCGCAAAGCAATATCGCTGCATACACTCATCGAGTTGTCAGTGCACGAAAGGACATCTAAGCGAGGACGTGATTTTCTTAGTGTTCCAACAGACGAATTGGAATCCTAAAGCAATTGCCACCCTGTCTCTTGTGTGCAAGTGGTTTGATGATCTTGCTAAAAGAGTGTTATGGAAAGAATTTTGTCGAACAAGAGCTCCTAAAATGATGCTCGATTTGCAGTCTAGCGGTAGCCACAGTATTGATGGGAACTGGCGAGCATTGGCAAAGCTGCTAATCTACTGTTCAGGGTGCAGTAAGGATGGCCTCTTTAATAATGTCCAGGTGCCTGGTCACTTTGTTTACCGCACCCGGTTTTCTAGGACATCAGGGAAGAGCTTTCTCATGCCacaatgcaaaaatgatgtTCTCTATGTGTCTGATCCTTGTGAACATCTAGACCAAGGGGATGAGGGGGATGTGGGATTTTTTCGTGGGGTTTTCAAGACATTCTCAAACTCAATGGCTAAGAGAATGCTGATTCAGAGGGGATCCCAGCTTCACCCGACAGAGTTGTGTCCTTATTGCAAAGCTAAGCTATGGAGCATGCGGGAAGCAAGAATGATACCTCAGAGTGCCAGCTGCAGGCTGGGTGCTTATTCAGACTCAACTGACTTCTATGTGTGCCTGAATGGACatatgcttggaaattgcatcCTCTTGCCCCTGTCAGATTCAGAAGAGGCCTTTGAGTTGgaatag